TGCGTCAGGTGCGCCAGGACCGTTTGCTGTGCGCCGTACTGAGTCCGTTCAAACAAGACTTCCGGCGCGGCCGCCGCCTTACTACCATGCTCCTAAAGCATCCTCAGCTAAAACCGGAGCAGTTACGGGCCGTGACGGCCCCGGTGCTGGTGCTGGCCGGCGAGAAAGACATCATCAAAGAAGTCCACACCCGCCTGATTGCTCAAAGTATTCCTAAGGCGCAGGTGGTCATTCTGCCTGGCCTTACCCATTACGCTCCGCAGGAGAACGGCCCGCTGTTCAATAAAACGGTGCTGGATTTCTTGCAAAGCACAGCGGCCACCAAATAAGCATACACGGCTTCTGTCCCGTTTAGCGTTGGAGGCAGACTACCTGAATAGTCTGATGCTACACGTTGACGATTTGCAACTGGAGGCAGAGATACTGCCGCTCTTCAATTACACGTATAATTCTGAGGCCGAAGCTGTTCTGCATCAATTGCTGCGGGAGTTGCCCGCCTCTGCGGAACTGGTAGCGGAGAAGCAAGGCATTGTGCAGGGCTTTTTGGCTAACTGGACCGTGCTAGCGGACTTTTCCTACCCGAAAATCCACTTACAGGAAGTGCGGGCCTTTTTGCTGGAAGTTAGCAGCGGCCAAATTGCGCTGGAAACCAACCGGGCCAGAATGGCGGCCAAGCTGCTGTTTTCGGAAGAAGAGCGGTACAAGACCCGAGCCAAGTACGGGCAGGTTATCCTGTTTCTGCAGCGGTTGCAGCAGCACTACCTGTCCCGGCTCGACCTGGCGGCTTTTCCTGGCAGCTTCCGGCCGCAGCTGACGAGGCTGGGACATTTTCTGGAGCGGTTTGCTTTGGCGGATAGCGCCCAGGCTATTCAGGAAGATGCGTTTTCCGCGGCGCTCATGGTGCGCTTCGCCCGCCAGCTTCGGGCAGTGACTCCGGAGCAGATGGCCGAGTTTTGGGAGGCCTTCTACCAGTTTGAAGCGTATTGGTCGATAGCCAAAGGCACTCGGGAATTGGGCTTTACCTTCCCGGTTTTCCGAGAGGAGGGGCTGAACTTGGTGGAGTTTTACCACCCGGTGCTGCGGCAGCCGGTGAAGAATACGCTGGTACTCCACGGCGACGAGCACGTGGTGCTATTGACCGGGCCGAATATGTCGGGCAAATCAACACTGCTAAAGGCCGTGGGCCTGTGCGTGTATCTGGCACACGCGGGGCTAGCCGTGCCCGCTGCTACGTGCGAACTGCCCTTCTTTCACTCACTGGTCATCGCCATCAACCTGCGCGACAGTCTGCGCGACGGCTACAGCCATTTTATGGCTGAAATTCAGAAGTTGAAGCAGGTACTTCGGGCAGCGCAGGAGCCCGGCCGCACATGTGCCATCTTCGACGAGCTGTTTCGGGGCACCAACATGGACGATGCACTGGAAATCACCCGCGCTACAGTGAGCGGACTAGCCGGCTTTCCGCGTTCCTATTTTTTCATCTCTACCCACTTGCTTCAGCTCGAACAACAGCTTCCCCGCGAGCCAGCTGTCCGCACTTACTGCATTGAATGCATCTTACAGGATGGGCTACCGGTGTTTTCCTACCGCTTGCAAGCCGGCTGGTCAAATCTGAAAATTGGTCGGCTTTTATTTCAAAAAGAAGGCTTATACAGCTTGTTACAGTACAGCGCAGCGAAACAGGCGGCAACTGCGCTGTCAGGAAAACCAGAGTAGAAGTCGGGCTTCTAAAAAGTGAACCTAAAACACGGTTAGAGCTTGCGAAAAAGCTGAGCATGACGGTCATCATCTAAAAGCTTCGACACGCTCTCAATGAACAAACTATCCCAGCAGCTTATAGTACACCACCGTGGGCTGCAACGACCCATCCGCTACGCGGGCGAAACGCGGGATAACGCCGGCTGCCACATAGCCCAGGCATTGGTACAACAGTTCGGAGGGGGCGCCTTGCAAGGTGTCCAGGACCAGCGTAGTGCGGTGTTGCTGGCGGGCCAGGTCTTCCACCGCCTGCATCAGGTGGCGGCCGATGCCCCGGCGCTGGGCCCGGCGATGCACCAGGAGCTTGGCTACTTCGGCGCGGTGGGCGGCATTGGCTTTGGTGGCCAGGTGCAGCTGCACCGTACCTACTACCTCACCAGCTTCTTCCGCTACCAGCAGCAACACGTGGCCCGCTACCAGGTCGTTTTGTAGGCTGCGCCAGTAGTGCTGCGCCTCGGTAGTGGCCAGGGGTGGCAAAAAGCCCACCGAAGCGCCCGAGTCAACGGCATCTTGCAGCAGTTCGGTCAGGGCGTCGAGGTGCCGGGGAAACTCAGCTGCTGGCAGAAGGCGGATAGATGAGGCCATTGCGGAAGGACGAGAGGCTACGCGTATTCGAGTTGCGCCCCGTTGGCACCTACCACCAGCCGGGCCGGCCGGCCTACTACCAAGGCCCTGTTTTCTGCTTCGTGCCCGATGGGGAAGCCGTGGGCCACGGGGAAGTTGTACTTAGCTACCCGTTCCATGATGATTTCGTGGGGCGTCTGGCCGTAGGGCACGGCGTTGTCCTGGGGGTTGGTGAAGTGGCCCACCAGCAGGCCGGCCAGGCCCGCTAGCTTGCCGGTACGGTCCAGGTGCACCAGCATCCGGTCGATGGCGTAGAGGTACTCGTCGATGTCTTCCAGAAAGAGGATGCGCCCGGCGGTGGGCACGTCGGAGCGGGTGCCGGTGAGGGTTTGCAGCATGCTCAGGTTGCCGCCCACCAGCTCGCCGGTGGCCGCGCCGGCGCGGTTGAGCGGATGAGCCGGCACCGCGTAGCTCACCTCCTCCCCAAACAACGCCTGCCGTAAGCTGTCCAACGATTCCTGCCCGCCTTCCTGATGGAACATAAGGGGCATAACACCGTGAATGCTCTGGAAGCCCAGCCGCAGCAGGTGGCAGTTGAGGGTGGTAATGTCGGAGAACCCGGCCACCCATTTCGGGCTTGCAGCGAGGCGGGAAAAGTCGAGCTGGTCGATGATGCGGGGGGTGCCGTAGCCGCCGCGGGCGCACAGGATGGCCCGGATGGCGGGGTCGTCGAGCTGGCGCTGAAAGTCGCGGCGGCGCACCTCGTCTTCGCCCCCGAACTGGTGGTGCGCCACGTTGGTGCTTTCGCCCAGCACTACGCGCAGCCCCCAGCTTTCGAGGGTGGCTACGGCCGCGGCCAGCTCCTCGTGAGAAGCTTTACGGGCGGGACAGACGATGGCAACCTGGTCGCCGGAGCGGAGGGGGGGAGGGGCGGTAGTGGGCATGGGCAGCATAGGTGAGCCGCAAACATACGCAGCACCCGGTGTGCATCCCTGGGAACTAACCAGCCAGCACAGCTGGAAATCTAGCCCGAACTTTGCGGCGGCCTGCCTGGGGTTCTTCAGTATGCTTGTGCGCTTGCTTTTCGTTTTTCTGCTGACCGTGCTGCTGGCTTCAACTGGCTGCTTGGCGCAACCTGCTTTTCCTATAGACACCACCCGCGGCCGGTATCATCGGCCGGTGTTTCGGCAGGTGCAGGTGCGGCGCAACGTGGAGTTTGCGCGCGTCACCACGTTGCTGGGGCTGCCGCAGACCTTGTACCTGGACGTGTACGAGCCGGCCGGCGACACCGTGCGGCGGCGCCCGGTAGTGGTGCTGGCCCACGAAGGCGGCTTCCTGACCGGCACCCGCGACGACGCCGTAATGACCGACCTGTGCACCCGCTTGGCTCGCCTGGGCTACGTGGCCGCCACCATCGACTACCGCCTCTACTTCTTTCCTTTCGACACCGTGGGCATTGGGCGGGCCGCCATTCGGGCTACTCAGGACATGCGGGCAGCGGTGCGCTTCTTCCGCCACGATGCCGCCACGGCCCGGCGGTTTCGGGTGCACCCGCAGTACGTGTTTGTGGGCGGGTCGTCGGCCGGGGGCTTCATGGCCCTGCAAACCGGCTACCTGAACAAGCCCACGGAAGTGCCCGCCTACCTCGACCTGGCCGCCCTGGGCGGACTGGAAGGCAGCGGCGGACACGCCGGCTACAGCAGCCGCCCGCGCGGGGTCATCAACCTGTGCGGAGCCCTGGCCCGAGCCAGCTGGCTGGAAGCTGGCGACCCGCCCCTGTGCAGCGTGCACGGCACCCGCGACGGACTGGTGCCCTACGGCCGCGGTACCATCGGGGCCCAGCTGCCGCCCCAGCTGGTGCACGGGAGTGGCGCCCTGCGCACCCGCGCCAACGCCGTGGGCGTGCCTAACGTGCTGCGCCGCCTGCGCGGAGCCGGCCACGTGCCCTACTCTTTCGAGCCTACCTACCTGGACTCGATATTCCTGGCTACGCGCGACTTTCTGCGGCCCCTGCTGGGTGCCGGGGCCCCCGGTCCGCTGCTGGCCGCCGCCCTCAACCCGCGCCGCCTGGCCCAGCCCACCGCCGCCCTGCTGCCCCGCCGCATCGGCCTGCGGGTACCGGCTGACTCCGTAGCCTTGCCCAGCCTGGGCCTACTGCAAGCCCTGCCCGACTCAACGCAGCGTATGGCGCCACTGGAGCCGGCTACCACCGGAGCCGCGCCGCCGAGGTAGGACTTTACCCCCCGGCCCCGCCACTGCTGCATGCGCAGTATCCCGCGGAGAAGGAGAGCCAGACGCCAAGTCGTGCTACGCCGCCTCTGCGGCTGGCGCCTGCGACGCAGCTTACCATTCAGTAAAAAGCAAAGCGCCACCCTCGTCGTGAGAGTGGCGCTTACTTTGTGGTAGCCTTTCCGGAGGCGGCAGCCGACAGGGCGGCGCTGCGGACTACTGGCTCTTCCTCTCCATGGAATACTGCGCATGAAGCAGTGACGGGGCCGGGGGGTGAGGCTTACGCCGACACCTCTTCAGCCGCAATGGTGGTGCTGATGGGGCGGAGGCGGCCGGTGCGGACGAGGAAGGCGCCGGCTTGGCGCAGGGCGTCGCGGTGGCGGATGAGGGTTTCCAGAGCCACGTAGCCGACCACGTAGGCGTCTTCGTCGGCTTCTTCGGAAATTTCGCTGAAGTCGAGCAGGTCGATGAGGCGGTCCTCGTCGGTGCGCAGGTAGACCTCCACTTCCAGGTCGGTGGCGTAGGTGGGCGGGGTGGCCGAGGCTTTGGGGTAATCATAGAAGTAGCCTTGGCGCAAGGCGGCCAGGTCGGCCAGCACGGCCGAGCCGGTAGGATGGCCGCCGGCCCCGCGGCCCCGCAGGAACTGCTCCCCGGCGAAGTCGGCCTCAATCACCACCCCGTTAAACTCCCGGTCCACGGTGTACAGCGGCGACTCAGGCCCCACAAGCTGAGGCGTGACCAGGGCCGTGACCCGGCCGTCGGGCAGGCGCTGAAGGCCGGCTACTACCTTGATTTTCTGGCCCTGGCTGGCGGCAAAGGCAATATCCACGGCCCCAATACCTTCAATACCCAGGTTGAGCACCTGCTCGGGCTGCAAGAAAGCCCCGAAGGCGTGAGCGGCCAGCAGCACGGCTTTGGAGCGGGGGTCGAAGGCGCCCATGTCGAGGCTGGGGTCGGTTTCGGCGAAGCCCTGCTGCTGAGCTTCCAGCAGGGCCGGGCCGTAGTCGGAGCCGTCTTCGCCCATGCGCGTCAGCACGTAGTTGGAGGAGCCGTTGAGGATGCCCGTGACGCGGCGCAAGGGCTCGGGGCCAAAGTAGGCGTCGAGGGTACGCAGGATGGGGATGCTGCCGCACACGGCCGCCTCGTAGAGCAGGGTGCCGCCGTGGGCGCGCTGCAACTGCACCAGCTCGGGCAGGTGGCGGGCCAGCATGGCCTTGTTGGCCGTCACGACGCGCCGGCCCCGGCGCAGGGCCTCGGCCACCAGCCGGAAAGCGGCGTCGGCATCGTCAATCACCTCCACCAGCACGTCCAAAGAAGCATCATTGAGCAACGCCTGAGCGTCGTACTCGAACCGCTCGGCGGGCAGGGAGCGGGCTTTGTCGCGGCTTTTCACCACGATGCGCGTAATGTCAAAACCCGCGTCGGGGCGCTGCTGCAAGATGTCGTACAGGCCCTGGCCCACGCAGCCGAAGCCCACCAGCCCCACCCGCCAGGGGCGTGCCCGGCCAACCGTCCGGGCGTACTCGGCTTGCTTGTCGATGGAAATAAATAGGGTGCCGGGCTCCGACGAATTGGGCACGACGACTTTCTTAGCCTCAGTGGACATAGGTCTGGACGGTGAATCGTTCGAGGAAATGGGTTATCTGAGCGGTTTCAATCAGAAAGCCGTCGTGGCCGAACTGGGAATCCATTTCGGCGTACATGGCCCCCGGAATGTAGCGGGCCAGCAGTTGCTGCTCGGCGGGCGGAAACAGCACGTCGGAGCTGATGCCCAGTACCAGCGTGCGGGCCCGGATGCGGCCCAGCGCCGCCCTCACCCCGCCGCGCCCCCGCCCGATGTGGTGGGAGTCCATGGCTTTGGACAGGGTTACGTAGGCGTAGGCATTGAAGCGGTTGACAAGCTTCTGGCCCTGGTAGCGCTGGTAGGAGCTGGCCCGGAAGTCGTCGAGGGCTTCCTGGTCGGGGTGGGTTTGGGTGCGCTGATAGGCATCGTAGCTGCGGTAGCTGAGCAGGGCCACGGCGCGGGCCGCTTGTAGGCCCGCCACGCCGCCTTCGGGCGTGGCGGCGTGGTAGGTGGGGTCGGCGAAGATGGCCAGGCGCTGGGCCTCGTTGAAGGCAATGCCCCAGGCCGAGTGCCGGGCGTTGGTGGCCAGCAGCACCAGGTTTTCGATAAGCTGGGGCCGCTGCACGGCCCACTCCAGCGCCTGCTGCCCACCCAGGGAGCCCCCAATCAGGGTGTGGATGCGCGGCAGGGCCAGGTGTTCCCGCAGGGCCTCATGCACGGCCACCATGTCGCGCACCGTCACCAGCGGAAACTGCTGAAACAGCGGCTGCTCGGTAGTCGGGTCGGGTGTGAGCGGGCCGGTAGTGCCGTAGCAGGAGCCCAGCACATTGGCACACACGATAAAGCACTCCTCAGGGTCGAAGTGGCAGCCCGCCCCAAACAGGCCCGGCCACCAGCTGAGCACGTCGGCGTTGGCCGTGAGGGCGTGGCACACCCACACCACATTGTCGCGGGCCGGGTTGAGCTGGCCGAAGGTGTGGTAGGCCACGGCCACGTGCGGCAGCACGGCCCCGCCTTCCAGGCGCAGCGGCCGGGGCAGGAGGAACAGGTGCGGTTCTTCTAAGGACATGGTGTGATGATGAGCCCCTTGGCGGCTCTAGCTCTAGTCGCCTCACCCCCAACCCCCTGTCCGAAAAAGGAGAGGGGACTCTAACTCTAGCTTTTAGCTTTAGGATAAGCTCTAGATGGTTGGGTATGAGGAAACTGGAAGAAGTAGCAGGATGAAAAAACAGAATGGAGTCGGATAGAACTGATAAGGGCCGGGCAGCCAGAACATCGTCTCACTTCTCACCTCTCACTGTCTCAGGTCTAACCAAAAGCCTGCGGGCGGAGCCAGGTGGCTCCGCCCCGGCTGTGGGCGGGTGGTGGGGTTACCAGGCTTCCTCTCTCACAAAAGCCTGGGCACCACCCGCGCGCCGCGGTGCTGGAAGCTGCGGCCGGGCAGCCTCTCTCCAAACCGCCCGGCCTCTCAACCCCCTGGTATTAGACTTCCAGCGTGGCGGCGTGTTCGATTTCGGGTTGGGGCAGCAGGGTGCTGCCGCTGTCGGCGTCCGGGGTGGCGGCGTCGCGCACCGCGTCGAAGGCTTGTTGCAGGTCAGCCCGGATGTCGTCGAAGTGCTCGATGCCCACCGACAGGCGCAGCAGGGTCGGTGTGACGCCGGCCGCGCGCTGCTCCTCCTCGCTCAGCTGCTGGTGGGTGGTAGCCGAAGGCTGGATGATAAGCGTTTTGGCGTCGCCCACGTTGGCCAAGTGGCTCACCAGCTTGAGGTTGTCGATGAACTGCGTGGCCGTGTCTTTGGTGCCGCGGATGGCGAAGGTGAGCACCCCGCCGTAGCCGCGCTTCAGGTATTTCTGCGCCAGGGCGTAGTAGGGGCTGCTCGGCAGGCCAGGGTAGTTCACGGCTTCCACCTGCGGGTGCTGCTCCAGCCAGGTGGCAATGCGCAGGGCGTTTTCCACGGTGCGCTCCACGCGCAGGCTCAGGGTTTCGAGGCCTTGCAGGAGCAGGAAGGAGTTGAACGGGCTCTGCGAGGGGCCGAAGTCGCGCAGGCCTTCCACCCGGGCCCGGATGATGAAGGCAATGTTGCCGAAGGGGCCGTTCTTGCCGAATACGTCGTTGAACACCAGCCCGTGGTAACCCTCCGAAGGCTCCGTAAACTGCGGATACTTGCCGTTGCCGAAGTCGTAGGTACCGCCGTCCACAATCACCCCGCCAATGCTCGTGCCGTGCCCGCCAATCCACTTCGTAGCCGATTCTACCACGATGTGGGCGCCGTGCTCCAGGGGCCGAAACAGGTAGCCGCCCGCCCCGAAGGTGTTGTCCACAATCAGCGGCAGGTCGTGCTTTTCGGCAATGGCGGCAATCCGCTCAAAGTCCGGAATGCTGAAGCTAGGGTTGCCAATGGTTTCCAGGTAGATAGCCTTGGTATTATGGTCGATGTGCTGCTCGAAGCTCTCGGGCCGGTCCCCGTCGGCGAAGCGCACCTCAATGCCCAGGCGCTTGAAGGCCACTTTGAACTGGTTGTAGGTGCCGCCGTACAGGTGGGCCGTGCTCACGAAATTGTCGCCGGCTTGCAGGATGTTGTTCAGGGCAATGAACTGCGCTGCCTGCCCCGACGACACGGCCAAGGCTGCCACGCCGCCTTCCAGAGCTGCCACCCGCTGCTCAAACACGTCGGTGGTGGGGTTCATCAGGCGGGTGTAGATGTTGCCGAACTCCTTAAGGGCAAACAGGTTGGCCCCATGCTCGGCGTTCTTGAACACGTAGCTGGTGGTCTGGTGAATGGGCACGGCGCGCGAACCAGTTACGGGGTCGGGCTGCTGGCCGGCGTGGAGTTGCAGGGTTTCGAAGTGGAGGCTTTGCGTGGACATACGGGTGCTGATGTTGAGAAGGTTGACGGGAAAAAAGGAGGGAGTGAGCGACGAGCTGAAAGGCCACGCTGAGCGTGGCGGGAGCCGCACCGGAGCCTGCCAGAAAACCTGGCGATAAGGGCTAGCAGGGTGCGGGAGAGCCTAGCGGAGGCCACGGAGGCACCGCCGGGTAGAGCTGGAAGAGGGGAGGAGCGCCGAAGAGCCTTAGGCTAGCAACAGCAACAACAAGCGCCGCAACAGCAGCGCATTCGCATTCGGGAGGTAGTGCGGGCCGCAGGGGGCACAACGCAAAAACCCGTTGGCTGAGCGGCGCGCAGAGCAGCCGGAGCAAACGGGAACAGGTAATCGAAGGCGAAGGAGTTTTCCATGGTACTCGGCTTATATGTCCCGCCGGCCGGAGCCGGAGCGGGCAGGAATTGGCACCTTTCGCGCGGTCGAAGGTTGCCAGCGGGTCACGGAGCCTGTTCTCTCGCCGCTTCTGTATAAATCCTCAAACAAACTGCCCCGCCGCGAGCGGGGGAGTACCGGTGTGGTGATGCAAATGTATACCCGAAAAGGATAAGTGCAAGCAGTCAGCAAAATTTTTTGTTGGACCGGTATGGCGCCCCAGATTCCCGAGGGGTTTGTGGTACCACTATCGTTGCTGACTCCTGCACGCTTAAATAAGTCGTTCAATGATAGTGACATCACGATTAAGAAAGTCGTGGCATCACCCCGGCCCAACAAAAAAAGCCGCCCAGTATGAGCGGCTTTTTCAGAATAGATAAACCAGCAAGCTTACAGCTTGGGTAGCGTCAGGACCTGGCCTACTTCAATGTGGTCGGGGTTGGAGCCGATGATGCTTTTATTGGCATCGTAGATCTGGTGCCACTTGCTGGCGTCGCCGTAGTGGTTTTTGGCAATTTTCGACAGCGAGTCGCCGCTTACCACGGTGTACTTTTCGCCTTGGGCCGCGGCAGCCGGCTGGGCGGCGTTGGCATTGCCGAAGAAATCGGTGGCGCCGCCGGCCGGCTTGGGTTGGTTGGCGGGCTGAACCGGTTGTTTTTCGCCTTTATCCGAGAGGAAGTCAAACAGTCCCATGATGGTGCAATGAGTTAGGAGTGGGAGGGGAAGGCCGTAGGGCATCTGGCTGATGGTCACGGCGTCAGGGCCTCTTACGCCAGCCACGGCAATAGGTTATAGGAGCCAAAATTCTGAGTGAGGAGCTTAACATCTTGCCAAAAGGCCGCGTAAGAGGCGCAAGCCGGCCGCAGCCCAGGGCTGAATGACCGGCATCCTCTTCACTCTCCTAACCCCCAACTCTCGCATCTCATGAAAACGATTTCTGCTCCGTTTCGCTACCTGGCCAGCCTACTGGTACTGCTCTCCCTGTTTGCCGCCTCGTGCAGCAGCAAAGAAGGCAAGGTGGAAGGCGTCAACATGCTCTACGGCAAAGACAGCAAAACCTGGAAAACCGACAAGGAGCTGGACGCTACCGGCGACAAAGTGAAGCAGACCGACTCGGAAGAAGACGAACGGGTGACGTTCTTCGCCAACGGCCAGTACAACATGAGCTCCAACGCCGGCGCCGTAAGCGGCAAGTACACCTTCGACCAGGCCGGCAAGAAAATTACGATGACTCCCAACGGCGCTACCAACGCCAACGTTTTTGATGTGGTAACGCTGACCGACGACAAGCTGACCCTGAAAGGCACCGACGGCTCGGAGCTACGCCTCGAAACCGAATAACACAGACGGAAAACCCAGTCCAAAAAACACGAAAAAGCCCTGCTGCCAGCCGCAGCGGGGCCTTTTTTGTGGGAGGCCATAAAGGACCGGAGCTACTACGCTGACCTTCGGCCGGAATCATCGTACCACTAAAAGGCTCCGGTCTGGGCTAAGCTAGCAGGTTGGTTGAACGAGGTAGAGACGCAAGATTTTGCGTCTTCCTGCGTGCGTTTTGTCCAACGAGGAGACGCAAAATCTTGCGTCTCTACTTCGCTCCAACGTTGCAAAAACAGCTCCTCAACCTTGTTCTGACACCAGGACTTGCCACCTGACCTAACGTGAAGGCTGCCGGGCTGCGAGGCCGCGCAGCACTGGCTTATCGGCCTCGGTAGGGTGCCATGCTGTGCAGGATGGACGTGAGCAGGGCCTCGTGGGTGAAGAAAGCGTCGGGTGGGGCTGAGACGTAGATGAGCAGCACGTGGCCCTGATGAGTGGCAGCCATGGCGTCGTAGCGCAGGGCCCGGCCTTGCAAGGTACCCATACCCGTGGTTTCCAGAAACTTAATGCCGTTGTAGGAAGTAGCGTACTGCTTGTTGACGGGAACACCAAACTGTTCGGTGAGGTGAAACAAGGCCTGTGCCGGCGTCATGCGGGCCGCAGCCCCTTGCAGCTTGCCGATGTACAGGAGCAGGCTTTGGTCGGGGCTGAGGTGGGTGAGGGCCAGGGTGGTGTCGGTGGCCTGACGTACCTGCTGCCAGTTGCTGGGCACCTGGTACTGCAGGCGGTATTGGGGGTTGCGCACCCACTCCAGCTGCTGGGCCCAGGCAGCGCAGGGCAGGGCCAGCAGCAACAGCACTAGTCGAAAAGTTTTCATGGCAAGAGCAAAAAAGAATGTGAGAGGAAGCAAAAGGCCTTAGCGGTGAAGAGCAGGCGGCGTGAGCTGGCGCAGCAAGGCCGGCAAGGTCGGCTCGGTGAGAGCCGTGTGCGTGGGGGTCAGATAAAAGAATACCAGCAGGTGGTGGCTTTCGTCGCCTAGCACGCGCACCTCGTAGCGCAGCTCGCGCCCGGCCTGCCAGCAGGTGCCCGTGCTTTCCAGCCGGTCGAGGCCCCGCTCGGTAGTGTAGGTGGGCGCGAAGCCGTACACGCCCACGTGGCGCAGCAGCTGCCGCAAAGCCGGACTCGCCGCGTGAGCTGTGCCGGCCACCGGCCGCACCGCCGCCACCCACAGCAGCGTTTCCTGGTCGGGGCTGCGGTAGCTGATAAGGCTGAGCGAGTCGGTGCGCGCGTACGAGGTCTGCCACGACGGCGGCACGGCGTAGATGCGCTGGTGAGGCCGCACCAGCAGCCAGCCGCTGGCCGGCTCGGTTGGGCTGCCTTGTTGGGCCCGCGTGGGGCCGGGTAGCAGAACCAGAAAGGCGGCCAGAGCCGCTAGCAGCAAAGCATACATGGCGCGAAAAGGAAAAGGTGAAAGAATACGGCCGCGCTAGTGGTCCGGGCCCTCGGCGGACTCGTCATCGTAGCCGAGCAGGTTCAGCTCGAGCACCACGCCGTGGCGGTTGTTGCTGTTGGGGTTGGGCAGCAGGGCCCCCAGGCACAGCTGCACGCGTTTGGTGGCCAGGTAGTTGAAGCCGAGCACCGACACGCTGGTGTAGTTGTTGCCCGAAATAAAGTCGCCCATGAAGAGCAGCTTTTTGGTTATCGGAAACTCGGCGCCCAGCAGGAGGCCGGCCCGGTTGCCCTGGCCCAGCGTACCCCGGTCGGAGAGGTAGGGGCCGGCCACCACCTTCACGTGGTGCCGCGGGTTCCACTGCCACAGGTTGTAGGTGAAGTGCGTCAGCTCCCGGCTCACGCCGCTGAACTTCCACGGGTTGATGCCCACTTGCGTACCAACGCTGGTGATGACGGTGGGGCTCAGGTAGAAAAACTTTTGACCCGTGAGCTTGGCTAGCGGAGCCAGCGGGATGCTGCGGTCGGCGCGGTTGTAGCCGAACCAGTCGCGGCCCCGGCCAAAATTCATTTGGATGTTGACCACGTTTGCGCCAACCTCCCAGCCCTTGCCCAGGCCGTACACAAAGTGGTTTTTGGATTCAAGGTAGCCCTGCCCGTAGAGGTTGGTTTGGTGCTGAAAAAACACCTTGCCCTTGGGCGTCAGGTCACCGGACGGAATGTTGAACAGGTTCTGCTGGGCCTGGGCCGGGTGAGCTGCTACAAGCAAAAGCAGGAGGGAAAAAACCAGCAGCAGGCCGGCCGCT
This region of Hymenobacter sp. YIM 151500-1 genomic DNA includes:
- a CDS encoding lipocalin family protein, encoding MKTISAPFRYLASLLVLLSLFAASCSSKEGKVEGVNMLYGKDSKTWKTDKELDATGDKVKQTDSEEDERVTFFANGQYNMSSNAGAVSGKYTFDQAGKKITMTPNGATNANVFDVVTLTDDKLTLKGTDGSELRLETE
- a CDS encoding LysM peptidoglycan-binding domain-containing protein, giving the protein MGLFDFLSDKGEKQPVQPANQPKPAGGATDFFGNANAAQPAAAAQGEKYTVVSGDSLSKIAKNHYGDASKWHQIYDANKSIIGSNPDHIEVGQVLTLPKL
- a CDS encoding GNAT family N-acetyltransferase; the protein is MASSIRLLPAAEFPRHLDALTELLQDAVDSGASVGFLPPLATTEAQHYWRSLQNDLVAGHVLLLVAEEAGEVVGTVQLHLATKANAAHRAEVAKLLVHRRAQRRGIGRHLMQAVEDLARQQHRTTLVLDTLQGAPSELLYQCLGYVAAGVIPRFARVADGSLQPTVVYYKLLG
- a CDS encoding S66 peptidase family protein — encoded protein: MPTTAPPPLRSGDQVAIVCPARKASHEELAAAVATLESWGLRVVLGESTNVAHHQFGGEDEVRRRDFQRQLDDPAIRAILCARGGYGTPRIIDQLDFSRLAASPKWVAGFSDITTLNCHLLRLGFQSIHGVMPLMFHQEGGQESLDSLRQALFGEEVSYAVPAHPLNRAGAATGELVGGNLSMLQTLTGTRSDVPTAGRILFLEDIDEYLYAIDRMLVHLDRTGKLAGLAGLLVGHFTNPQDNAVPYGQTPHEIIMERVAKYNFPVAHGFPIGHEAENRALVVGRPARLVVGANGAQLEYA
- a CDS encoding homoserine O-acetyltransferase family protein, translated to MSLEEPHLFLLPRPLRLEGGAVLPHVAVAYHTFGQLNPARDNVVWVCHALTANADVLSWWPGLFGAGCHFDPEECFIVCANVLGSCYGTTGPLTPDPTTEQPLFQQFPLVTVRDMVAVHEALREHLALPRIHTLIGGSLGGQQALEWAVQRPQLIENLVLLATNARHSAWGIAFNEAQRLAIFADPTYHAATPEGGVAGLQAARAVALLSYRSYDAYQRTQTHPDQEALDDFRASSYQRYQGQKLVNRFNAYAYVTLSKAMDSHHIGRGRGGVRAALGRIRARTLVLGISSDVLFPPAEQQLLARYIPGAMYAEMDSQFGHDGFLIETAQITHFLERFTVQTYVH
- a CDS encoding alpha/beta hydrolase, translated to MLFVFLLTVLLASTGCLAQPAFPIDTTRGRYHRPVFRQVQVRRNVEFARVTTLLGLPQTLYLDVYEPAGDTVRRRPVVVLAHEGGFLTGTRDDAVMTDLCTRLARLGYVAATIDYRLYFFPFDTVGIGRAAIRATQDMRAAVRFFRHDAATARRFRVHPQYVFVGGSSAGGFMALQTGYLNKPTEVPAYLDLAALGGLEGSGGHAGYSSRPRGVINLCGALARASWLEAGDPPLCSVHGTRDGLVPYGRGTIGAQLPPQLVHGSGALRTRANAVGVPNVLRRLRGAGHVPYSFEPTYLDSIFLATRDFLRPLLGAGAPGPLLAAALNPRRLAQPTAALLPRRIGLRVPADSVALPSLGLLQALPDSTQRMAPLEPATTGAAPPR
- a CDS encoding MutS-related protein, which encodes MAEFWEAFYQFEAYWSIAKGTRELGFTFPVFREEGLNLVEFYHPVLRQPVKNTLVLHGDEHVVLLTGPNMSGKSTLLKAVGLCVYLAHAGLAVPAATCELPFFHSLVIAINLRDSLRDGYSHFMAEIQKLKQVLRAAQEPGRTCAIFDELFRGTNMDDALEITRATVSGLAGFPRSYFFISTHLLQLEQQLPREPAVRTYCIECILQDGLPVFSYRLQAGWSNLKIGRLLFQKEGLYSLLQYSAAKQAATALSGKPE
- a CDS encoding homoserine dehydrogenase, translated to MSTEAKKVVVPNSSEPGTLFISIDKQAEYARTVGRARPWRVGLVGFGCVGQGLYDILQQRPDAGFDITRIVVKSRDKARSLPAERFEYDAQALLNDASLDVLVEVIDDADAAFRLVAEALRRGRRVVTANKAMLARHLPELVQLQRAHGGTLLYEAAVCGSIPILRTLDAYFGPEPLRRVTGILNGSSNYVLTRMGEDGSDYGPALLEAQQQGFAETDPSLDMGAFDPRSKAVLLAAHAFGAFLQPEQVLNLGIEGIGAVDIAFAASQGQKIKVVAGLQRLPDGRVTALVTPQLVGPESPLYTVDREFNGVVIEADFAGEQFLRGRGAGGHPTGSAVLADLAALRQGYFYDYPKASATPPTYATDLEVEVYLRTDEDRLIDLLDFSEISEEADEDAYVVGYVALETLIRHRDALRQAGAFLVRTGRLRPISTTIAAEEVSA
- a CDS encoding O-acetylhomoserine aminocarboxypropyltransferase/cysteine synthase family protein, whose translation is MSTQSLHFETLQLHAGQQPDPVTGSRAVPIHQTTSYVFKNAEHGANLFALKEFGNIYTRLMNPTTDVFEQRVAALEGGVAALAVSSGQAAQFIALNNILQAGDNFVSTAHLYGGTYNQFKVAFKRLGIEVRFADGDRPESFEQHIDHNTKAIYLETIGNPSFSIPDFERIAAIAEKHDLPLIVDNTFGAGGYLFRPLEHGAHIVVESATKWIGGHGTSIGGVIVDGGTYDFGNGKYPQFTEPSEGYHGLVFNDVFGKNGPFGNIAFIIRARVEGLRDFGPSQSPFNSFLLLQGLETLSLRVERTVENALRIATWLEQHPQVEAVNYPGLPSSPYYALAQKYLKRGYGGVLTFAIRGTKDTATQFIDNLKLVSHLANVGDAKTLIIQPSATTHQQLSEEEQRAAGVTPTLLRLSVGIEHFDDIRADLQQAFDAVRDAATPDADSGSTLLPQPEIEHAATLEV